The proteins below come from a single Carnobacterium divergens DSM 20623 genomic window:
- the sufB gene encoding Fe-S cluster assembly protein SufB, with protein MSGVPELEDYQFGFHDEVTSVFTTGTGLSEDVVREISRVKDEPEWMLDFRLKALETFNKMHMQTWGPDLSDIDFDAITYFSRSSDKAARDWDDVPEKIKETFERIGIPEAEQKYLAGASAQYESEVVYHNMKEEFEKLGIVFTDTDSALKEYPELFKEYFAKLVPPTDNKLAALNSAVWSGGTFIYVPKGVKCDVPLQTYFRINQENMGQFERTLIIVDEEASVHYVEGCTAPSYTTNSLHAAIVEIFVRKDAYCRYTTIQNWSDNVYNLVTKRAKALEGATMEWIDGNLGAKTTMKYPSIFLDGRGARGTMLSIAFAGEGQNQDTGAKMIHNAPNTSSSIVSKSIAKDGGEVNYRGQVTFGRKSEGSISHIECDTIIMDDKSKSDTIPFNEIRNSNVSLEHEAKVSKISEEQLYYLMSRGLSEQEATEMIIMGFVEPFTKELPMEYAVELNRLIQYEMEGSVG; from the coding sequence ATGAGTGGAGTACCAGAATTAGAAGATTACCAATTTGGTTTTCATGATGAGGTCACATCGGTCTTTACTACGGGAACCGGTTTAAGCGAAGACGTTGTTCGCGAAATTTCAAGAGTTAAAGATGAACCTGAATGGATGCTAGATTTCCGTTTAAAAGCCTTAGAAACCTTTAATAAAATGCACATGCAAACATGGGGACCGGATTTATCCGATATCGATTTCGATGCCATCACTTATTTCAGCCGTTCAAGTGATAAAGCTGCCCGTGATTGGGACGACGTACCTGAAAAAATCAAAGAAACCTTTGAAAGAATCGGAATTCCAGAAGCAGAGCAAAAATATTTAGCCGGCGCATCCGCTCAGTACGAATCAGAAGTGGTGTACCATAACATGAAGGAAGAATTTGAAAAATTAGGGATTGTCTTTACTGACACAGATTCAGCCTTAAAAGAGTACCCAGAATTGTTTAAAGAGTACTTTGCGAAGCTTGTGCCACCAACAGACAATAAGCTAGCCGCATTGAACTCAGCGGTATGGTCAGGTGGAACCTTTATCTATGTACCAAAAGGCGTTAAATGTGATGTTCCTTTACAAACCTATTTCCGAATCAACCAAGAAAACATGGGACAATTTGAACGTACCTTAATTATCGTGGATGAAGAAGCAAGCGTGCATTATGTAGAAGGCTGTACCGCACCAAGCTATACAACCAACAGCTTACACGCTGCAATCGTGGAAATATTTGTTCGCAAAGATGCCTATTGCCGTTACACTACAATCCAAAACTGGTCAGACAATGTTTACAACCTTGTAACGAAGAGAGCCAAAGCCTTAGAGGGCGCAACAATGGAATGGATTGACGGAAACTTAGGCGCGAAAACAACGATGAAATACCCAAGTATCTTCCTAGATGGCCGTGGCGCACGTGGCACGATGTTGTCAATTGCCTTTGCAGGGGAAGGTCAAAACCAAGATACTGGTGCAAAAATGATTCATAACGCACCAAATACCTCAAGCTCAATCGTCTCAAAATCGATTGCTAAAGATGGCGGGGAAGTAAACTATCGCGGACAAGTAACCTTTGGCCGTAAGAGTGAAGGCTCGATTTCACATATCGAGTGCGATACGATTATTATGGATGACAAATCGAAATCAGATACCATTCCATTTAATGAAATTCGTAATAGCAACGTTTCTTTAGAGCATGAAGCGAAGGTTTCGAAGATTTCTGAGGAGCAGCTTTATTATTTAATGAGTCGTGGGTTGAGTGAACAGGAAGCGACTGAAATGATTATTATGGGCTTTGTGGAGCCGTTTACGAAGGAACTGCCGATGGAATATGCGGTGGAGTTGAATCGATTGATTCAGTATGAGATGGAAGGCAGTGTAGGGTAA
- the sufD gene encoding Fe-S cluster assembly protein SufD: MTEKTFKTHLDAIRDFSLSHAEPEWMLDLRLSMLDKIDGLELPFFERVKINRWPLLEDPTIAAETEAVMLANEFIDDKNDGPKLIQIGRQTAFEQLPMELIEKGVIFTDIFTALEEHPDLVKEAYMQYAVKADEDKLTAFHAAFMNSGIFLYVPKNVVIEEPLEALFIQNSEIKENFVKHVLILADVNSQFSYVEKYETIGTEKNLANIIVEVVAKPGSKVKFSAVDQLGEATTTYFNRRGHLLKDATIDWALGIMNNGDMVADFDSDLIGEGSHSEVKIVAISMGKQIQGIDTRVTNYGRHSIGHILQHGVIRDKSTLTFNGIGHIIKGAKGADAQQESRVLMLSDKARGDANPILLIDENDVTAGHAASVGRVDPEEMYYLMSRGLKKVDAERLVIRGFLGSVIAAIPVKSVREELVDVIERKLSI, from the coding sequence ATGACAGAGAAAACTTTTAAAACCCATCTTGACGCCATCCGTGATTTTTCATTAAGTCACGCTGAGCCTGAATGGATGTTGGATTTACGTTTAAGTATGTTAGATAAAATAGATGGACTAGAATTGCCATTTTTTGAAAGAGTAAAAATTAATCGTTGGCCGTTACTGGAAGACCCAACCATTGCTGCTGAAACAGAAGCAGTGATGTTAGCTAATGAATTTATTGATGATAAAAATGATGGACCTAAACTAATTCAAATTGGCCGTCAAACAGCTTTTGAGCAGTTGCCAATGGAATTGATTGAAAAAGGGGTTATTTTTACGGATATTTTCACAGCACTAGAAGAACACCCTGATTTAGTGAAAGAAGCTTATATGCAATACGCTGTTAAAGCAGATGAAGACAAATTAACGGCGTTTCATGCAGCCTTTATGAACAGTGGGATTTTCCTATACGTACCGAAAAACGTAGTGATTGAAGAACCACTTGAAGCCTTATTTATCCAAAATAGTGAAATCAAAGAAAACTTTGTGAAGCACGTATTGATTTTAGCTGACGTAAACAGTCAATTTAGCTATGTAGAAAAATACGAAACAATTGGGACTGAAAAAAACCTAGCCAATATCATTGTAGAAGTGGTAGCTAAACCAGGATCAAAGGTGAAATTCTCAGCTGTAGATCAACTAGGGGAAGCAACAACAACCTACTTTAATCGACGTGGTCATCTATTGAAAGATGCAACGATTGATTGGGCACTAGGCATTATGAACAATGGCGATATGGTTGCTGATTTTGATTCAGATTTGATTGGCGAAGGCAGTCACAGTGAAGTGAAAATCGTGGCAATCAGCATGGGCAAACAAATTCAAGGAATCGATACACGTGTGACCAACTACGGACGTCATTCGATTGGCCATATTCTGCAGCATGGTGTGATTCGTGACAAATCAACGTTAACCTTTAATGGTATCGGTCATATTATCAAAGGCGCAAAAGGAGCAGATGCTCAACAAGAAAGTCGTGTTTTGATGTTATCTGACAAGGCTCGTGGCGATGCGAACCCAATTCTTTTAATCGATGAAAATGATGTTACTGCTGGACATGCAGCCAGCGTTGGTCGTGTTGATCCAGAAGAAATGTATTATTTAATGAGTCGCGGACTTAAAAAGGTAGATGCTGAACGCCTAGTTATTCGTGGCTTCCTAGGTTCTGTTATTGCAGCAATTCCAGTAAAATCTGTACGAGAGGAACTAGTAGACGTTATTGAAAGGAAGCTGAGCATATGA
- a CDS encoding cysteine desulfurase, whose translation MIDAEALKKDFPILFQEINDEPLVYLDNAATSQKPQQVLDALNTYYQRDNANVHRGVHTLAERATAKYEMARQKVKTFINAKETAEVLFTRGTTTSLNWVAKSFGEANVNEGDEIVISYMEHHSNIIPWQQLAKKQKATLRYIELTPTGELDLASAKKLITAKTKIVAITHVSNVLGVVNPIAELTEIAHQVGAVMVVDGAQSVPHMAVDVQQLNVDFYAFSGHKMLAPTGIGVLYGKRSLLEKMEPIEFGGEMIDFVYLEDSTWKELPWKFEAGTPNIAGAIGLGAAIDYLTEVGMEDIHHYEQELVAYVLPKLQEIPGITIYGPTDPAKRTGVITFNLEGVHPHDLATAMDMEGVAVRAGHHCAQPLMNYLEVNSTARASFYFYNTKSDADTFIKALLATKEFFTNGPF comes from the coding sequence ATGATTGATGCGGAGGCCTTAAAAAAAGATTTTCCAATCCTTTTTCAAGAAATCAATGACGAACCACTGGTTTACCTTGATAATGCAGCAACGAGCCAAAAGCCACAGCAGGTTTTAGACGCGTTGAATACGTATTACCAAAGAGACAATGCCAATGTGCATCGAGGCGTTCATACGTTAGCAGAGCGAGCAACCGCAAAGTACGAAATGGCCCGTCAAAAGGTCAAAACCTTTATTAACGCCAAAGAAACGGCAGAAGTTCTGTTTACAAGAGGAACAACAACCAGCTTAAATTGGGTCGCTAAAAGTTTTGGGGAAGCGAATGTCAACGAAGGTGATGAAATTGTGATTTCCTATATGGAACATCATTCGAATATCATCCCGTGGCAGCAGCTAGCTAAAAAACAAAAAGCAACTCTTAGATATATTGAGTTAACACCAACTGGTGAATTGGATTTAGCAAGTGCTAAAAAACTGATTACCGCAAAAACCAAAATCGTAGCGATTACCCACGTTTCCAACGTGTTAGGAGTAGTCAATCCGATTGCAGAATTAACTGAAATCGCTCATCAAGTAGGAGCGGTAATGGTTGTTGATGGCGCGCAATCAGTTCCACATATGGCAGTCGATGTTCAACAGTTAAATGTTGATTTCTACGCCTTTAGTGGACATAAAATGCTAGCGCCAACCGGCATCGGTGTCTTATATGGCAAACGCAGCCTACTAGAAAAAATGGAGCCGATTGAATTTGGTGGGGAAATGATTGATTTTGTGTACCTTGAAGACAGCACATGGAAAGAGTTGCCTTGGAAATTCGAAGCAGGCACGCCGAATATAGCGGGAGCAATTGGCTTAGGTGCAGCGATTGATTATCTAACAGAAGTAGGCATGGAAGACATTCATCACTATGAACAAGAATTAGTGGCCTATGTATTGCCAAAGCTTCAAGAAATTCCAGGAATTACGATTTATGGCCCAACCGATCCAGCGAAGCGAACAGGTGTGATTACCTTTAATCTTGAAGGCGTTCATCCTCATGATTTAGCAACGGCAATGGATATGGAAGGCGTAGCGGTAAGAGCGGGGCATCATTGCGCGCAACCGTTAATGAATTATTTAGAAGTCAATTCGACAGCAAGAGCAAGTTTTTATTTTTACAACACTAAAAGCGACGCCGATACATTCATCAAAGCCCTTTTAGCGACAAAGGAGTTTTTCACCAATGGCCCTTTCTAG
- a CDS encoding DNA cytosine methyltransferase — translation MLNIIDLFSGAGGLTEGFRNNSFNLLAHVEMDEATSKTLKIRDAYYYLKSTGNLTKYCSYIEGKISYDEFLAEIPEEIAGKVMNITISEETLPEIFRKIDSQPDSNTVHGIIGGPPCQAYSTIGRARNEKIKESDERIYLYKYYLKFLEKYNPDFFVFENVKGLISFKDLDGYNLLDKIKYEFTNVISINHYHIQIKLINCADFGVPQVRERLFIFGYKTSMQKFDFFKSLEQFQEKPPIIKELFKDLPKLKSGETKNTYSSLLPSEYVSKNLRNVEIPLTQNICRPNNENDLKIYNIVANERIKNRNVKYSDLPSELITHKKSDIFLDRFKAVNGNGFSHTVVAHISKDGHYYIHPDVSQNRSITVREAARIQTFPDDFYFESSRTAAFKQIGNAVPPHFSKIISQNILENLYAYDR, via the coding sequence ATGTTAAATATTATAGACTTATTTTCAGGTGCCGGAGGTTTAACCGAAGGTTTTAGGAATAATTCTTTCAATCTGCTTGCCCACGTTGAAATGGATGAAGCCACAAGTAAAACATTGAAAATTAGAGATGCTTACTACTACTTAAAAAGTACAGGAAATTTAACTAAATACTGCAGTTACATTGAAGGAAAGATTTCATACGATGAATTCTTGGCTGAAATTCCTGAAGAAATCGCTGGAAAAGTAATGAATATAACAATATCTGAAGAGACTTTACCAGAAATATTTAGAAAAATTGATTCACAACCAGATTCAAATACAGTCCATGGTATTATCGGAGGACCACCATGCCAAGCATATTCAACTATCGGGCGAGCAAGAAATGAAAAAATTAAAGAATCTGATGAACGAATCTATTTGTATAAATACTATTTGAAGTTTTTAGAAAAATATAATCCTGATTTTTTTGTATTTGAAAATGTTAAAGGATTGATATCCTTTAAAGACTTAGATGGATATAATCTCTTAGACAAAATAAAATACGAGTTTACAAATGTCATTTCAATAAATCATTACCATATACAAATTAAATTGATTAACTGTGCTGACTTCGGCGTTCCTCAAGTTAGAGAAAGATTATTCATTTTCGGATATAAAACTTCAATGCAAAAATTTGATTTTTTCAAAAGCTTGGAGCAATTCCAAGAAAAACCTCCAATAATCAAGGAATTATTTAAAGATTTACCAAAATTGAAGTCTGGTGAAACAAAAAATACATATTCGAGTTTATTGCCTTCAGAATATGTTTCAAAGAACTTAAGAAATGTAGAAATTCCATTGACTCAAAATATCTGTCGCCCTAATAACGAAAACGACCTAAAAATTTATAATATCGTTGCAAATGAAAGAATAAAAAATAGAAATGTTAAATATTCTGACCTTCCATCTGAATTAATCACACATAAAAAATCAGATATTTTTTTAGATAGATTTAAAGCTGTAAATGGAAACGGATTTAGCCATACTGTGGTTGCTCATATTTCAAAAGATGGCCATTATTATATTCATCCGGATGTATCTCAAAATCGCTCAATCACAGTTCGTGAAGCAGCAAGAATTCAAACGTTCCCAGATGATTTTTACTTTGAAAGTTCTAGAACTGCAGCATTTAAACAAATTGGAAATGCTGTTCCTCCACATTTTTCAAAGATTATAAGTCAAAATATTTTAGAAAATTTGTATGCATACGATAGATGA
- a CDS encoding helicase-related protein — protein MVGITDKKVQNNVREKYSNAISQLLLGPGSEKINNDVEHEIISEKPQTRYVTGILYPFNELKKALDEDIETTLEAQEFLDKEEESTEIDNSFLPSSLGITFYCKSNKKDLNIEVLSSYYKKVKNPFLQTNKEVLEELKEKIIISKVVNIEKLFEIDKESSKIKYDEGFEDRDETISDFLNELKPKEKIKDTELLFLLKKIKNINYGNKRCFERVPVSFEVRIDSSEERISTQELLVKEEKTFQIFSKVQKINLINNETVTSITVVLKNISENHFFQTEIIIKSQENVEFKASEDVKLPDLSKLNSEDAMNFFLYRDKRTYAFGRGVSATWKENNGKISEIKTSYIPTYELRPMSFDVDGISSDVLSAESYIGNDHEIQVEKLNQFVEAYDKWIDSITQKSKLLVSEYTELSKENIEKCRNCSHRMKKTIKFLANDKEAFMAFNKANEAMLLQRLKNSIEKEEAYSSKNYQNANFKWRPFQLAFVLNSLESILNEESSEREMLDLIWVSTGGGKTEAYLFAIAAVVVYRRLKYENCSGVTVIMRYTLRLLTAQQFDRASQLICALEFIRRREDFLGDLEISIGLWIGEGTKNKLKDAKSDFKDMVEQKSLEAAKKKNTFQVLECPWCHQQHSIVPDEKNFQSKRKWGYYEIEKKNGFNMKCLNKNCEFSKGLPIYVVDELIYEKRPTLLFGTVDKFAQVPLKEETANLFGSDKPEKYRRPELIIQDELHLISGPLGSIVGLYEAGFDYILKNANNSVAPKYIASTATIRNAADQVKGIFDRKVSQFPPSGIEISDNFFVKEDTKSYGRQYLGIMATGKSQITAEIRLLSSMLQTVTELGLNIDEEELYWTVAGYFNSIRELGKASGLIKDDVKEHINQLYRRNNTNKRFMNDDTGVELTARVPGIEIPTILKKLDVPHNRSPEEIQNGEKYSRTVDTLIATNMLSVGVDINRLNAMFVVGQPKLTSEYIQATSRVGRQSLGLVCTLYNSSRSRDRSHYETFQSYHESLYKFVESSSVTPFSVPALKKAVAGVIVSMLRNTIEILSGDDSARNILEFEDELEKVKDYLLARVRASEDRHHLYREDANKIINKVVDKWCDIAEEIEENDEMFKYYLYKSMTEDFQGKLLLRSFDDRSTHQEATKVMGTMRNVEDTAYLRIID, from the coding sequence ATGGTAGGAATTACAGATAAGAAAGTTCAAAATAATGTTAGGGAAAAGTATTCTAATGCTATTTCACAATTGTTATTGGGGCCGGGGTCAGAAAAAATAAACAATGATGTTGAGCATGAGATAATTTCTGAAAAACCACAAACAAGGTATGTTACAGGAATCTTGTATCCTTTCAATGAATTAAAAAAAGCTTTGGATGAAGATATAGAAACAACCCTTGAAGCTCAAGAATTTTTAGATAAAGAAGAAGAGTCTACTGAAATTGATAACAGCTTTCTTCCATCTTCTCTAGGAATTACATTTTACTGTAAGAGTAACAAAAAAGATTTAAATATTGAGGTTCTTAGTTCTTATTATAAGAAAGTCAAGAATCCATTTCTTCAAACAAATAAAGAGGTACTTGAAGAATTAAAAGAAAAAATTATAATTTCGAAAGTTGTAAATATCGAAAAACTTTTTGAAATTGATAAAGAGAGTTCAAAAATTAAATATGATGAAGGATTTGAAGATAGAGATGAAACCATATCTGATTTTTTGAATGAGTTAAAACCAAAAGAGAAAATTAAAGATACAGAACTGTTATTTTTACTAAAAAAGATTAAAAACATAAATTATGGAAACAAGAGGTGTTTTGAGCGAGTTCCAGTTTCCTTTGAAGTGAGGATAGATTCTTCAGAAGAAAGAATATCTACTCAAGAGTTATTAGTTAAGGAAGAAAAGACGTTTCAAATCTTTTCAAAAGTACAAAAAATAAATCTGATAAATAATGAAACCGTTACATCGATAACGGTTGTTTTAAAAAACATTTCAGAAAATCACTTTTTTCAAACAGAAATCATTATAAAATCTCAAGAAAACGTTGAATTTAAAGCTTCTGAAGATGTGAAATTGCCGGATTTGTCTAAATTAAATTCAGAAGATGCCATGAATTTTTTCTTATACAGAGATAAAAGGACCTATGCTTTCGGAAGAGGTGTATCTGCAACTTGGAAAGAAAACAATGGAAAGATATCCGAAATCAAAACGTCATATATTCCAACTTATGAGTTACGACCGATGTCCTTTGATGTTGATGGTATTTCGTCGGATGTTTTAAGTGCAGAAAGTTATATTGGGAACGACCACGAGATACAGGTAGAAAAATTGAATCAGTTTGTTGAAGCTTACGACAAATGGATTGATTCAATTACGCAAAAATCTAAGTTGTTGGTTTCTGAATATACTGAGCTTTCAAAGGAAAATATAGAAAAATGTAGAAATTGTAGTCATCGTATGAAAAAAACGATAAAATTCTTGGCAAATGATAAAGAAGCTTTCATGGCATTTAATAAAGCCAACGAAGCAATGCTTTTACAAAGATTAAAAAATTCAATAGAAAAAGAAGAAGCATATAGCTCGAAAAACTATCAAAATGCAAACTTTAAGTGGAGACCATTCCAATTGGCTTTTGTGTTAAATTCGTTAGAGTCGATTTTGAATGAAGAAAGTTCTGAGCGAGAAATGCTAGATTTAATTTGGGTTAGTACAGGTGGTGGAAAAACAGAGGCTTATTTATTTGCAATCGCAGCTGTTGTAGTTTATAGAAGATTGAAATATGAGAACTGCTCAGGTGTAACAGTAATCATGAGATATACTTTACGACTTCTGACAGCACAACAATTTGATCGGGCTTCTCAATTAATTTGTGCGCTAGAGTTCATTAGAAGGCGAGAGGATTTTTTAGGTGATTTGGAAATTAGCATTGGACTTTGGATAGGTGAAGGAACCAAAAATAAACTAAAAGATGCTAAGTCAGACTTTAAAGATATGGTTGAACAAAAAAGCCTTGAAGCTGCAAAGAAAAAAAATACATTTCAAGTTTTGGAATGTCCCTGGTGCCATCAACAGCACAGTATTGTTCCTGATGAAAAAAACTTTCAAAGCAAAAGAAAATGGGGATACTACGAAATTGAAAAGAAAAATGGCTTCAACATGAAATGTTTAAATAAAAATTGTGAGTTTTCTAAAGGTTTGCCAATCTATGTAGTCGATGAATTAATTTATGAAAAGAGACCAACATTGCTTTTTGGTACTGTGGACAAGTTCGCTCAAGTTCCTTTAAAAGAAGAAACAGCAAATTTATTTGGTTCCGATAAACCAGAAAAGTATAGACGTCCTGAGTTAATTATCCAAGATGAATTACATTTGATTTCTGGTCCGTTAGGAAGTATTGTTGGTCTTTATGAAGCAGGGTTTGATTATATTCTCAAAAATGCAAATAATAGCGTTGCTCCTAAATATATAGCTTCGACTGCAACAATTAGAAATGCAGCTGATCAAGTAAAAGGTATTTTTGATAGAAAGGTATCTCAATTTCCTCCAAGTGGAATTGAGATTTCAGATAATTTTTTTGTAAAAGAAGACACAAAGTCATACGGAAGACAGTACCTTGGAATTATGGCAACAGGAAAATCACAAATAACAGCCGAAATTCGACTGCTATCATCAATGTTACAAACAGTAACAGAGTTAGGTCTAAATATCGATGAAGAAGAATTATATTGGACGGTCGCCGGTTATTTTAATAGTATTCGAGAACTTGGTAAAGCCTCAGGGCTGATTAAAGATGATGTAAAAGAACATATTAATCAACTTTATAGACGAAATAATACGAATAAACGTTTCATGAATGATGATACAGGTGTTGAATTGACCGCACGTGTACCTGGGATAGAAATACCTACGATTTTAAAAAAATTGGATGTTCCTCATAATAGATCTCCAGAAGAAATTCAGAATGGAGAAAAATATTCAAGAACTGTAGATACGTTAATTGCAACAAATATGTTGTCAGTAGGTGTTGATATTAATCGATTAAATGCAATGTTTGTAGTCGGACAGCCTAAACTAACATCAGAGTATATTCAAGCTACCAGTCGAGTGGGAAGACAGTCTTTAGGATTAGTGTGCACACTATATAATTCTTCTCGAAGTCGTGATAGGTCTCATTACGAAACGTTTCAATCTTACCATGAAAGTTTATATAAATTTGTTGAATCGAGTAGCGTCACACCATTTTCAGTACCTGCTTTAAAAAAAGCTGTTGCTGGAGTAATAGTTTCAATGCTTAGGAATACAATTGAAATATTATCTGGCGATGATTCTGCAAGGAACATTTTAGAATTTGAAGATGAACTTGAAAAAGTTAAGGATTATCTTTTGGCTAGAGTTAGAGCTAGTGAAGATAGACATCACCTTTACAGAGAAGATGCAAATAAAATAATAAATAAAGTTGTTGATAAATGGTGTGATATTGCTGAAGAGATAGAAGAAAATGACGAAATGTTCAAATATTATCTATACAAGAGTATGACAGAAGATTTTCAAGGGAAACTATTACTTAGATCCTTTGATGACAGAAGCACCCATCAAGAAGCTACTAAAGTTATGGGGACAATGAGGAACGTGGAAGATACAGCATATCTGAGAATAATAGATTAG
- the sufU gene encoding Fe-S cluster assembly sulfur transfer protein SufU: MALSRLDNLYRQVILDHSSHPHHHGILDASTNQIELNNPTCGDVIQIQLVVEQDTVKDIRFSGSGCSISTASASMMTDAVIGKTSEEALALVDDFSKLVLGEELTNPDALGDAQMLSGVAKFPARIKCATLGWKALEKALTEGNQTELNSHLHCD, from the coding sequence ATGGCCCTTTCTAGATTAGACAACTTATACCGTCAAGTGATTTTGGATCATTCAAGTCATCCACATCATCACGGAATCTTAGATGCCTCAACCAATCAGATAGAATTAAACAACCCTACTTGTGGGGACGTGATTCAAATTCAGCTTGTAGTGGAGCAGGATACCGTCAAAGACATTCGTTTTTCAGGAAGCGGCTGCTCGATTAGTACAGCAAGCGCGAGTATGATGACAGATGCTGTGATTGGCAAAACCAGTGAAGAAGCCTTAGCGCTAGTAGACGATTTTTCAAAATTAGTACTAGGCGAAGAGCTGACCAATCCAGACGCACTAGGAGACGCCCAAATGCTAAGCGGCGTGGCAAAATTTCCAGCAAGAATTAAATGCGCAACCCTTGGCTGGAAGGCCTTAGAAAAAGCACTAACCGAAGGCAATCAAACTGAACTAAACAGTCATTTACATTGTGACTGA